From the Pedobacter cryoconitis genome, one window contains:
- a CDS encoding beta-ketoacyl-[acyl-carrier-protein] synthase family protein: protein MTKRVVITGLGVVSPNGADITQFRYALKNGVSGIQHDPQLEQLLFSCQIAGKPVIDTARISQYFTELEIRNLESTGIVYGVIAGLDAWKDAGLQPAPDETPDWESGTVFGTGTSGIDKFRGAIYKLDNLQIRKLGSSIVAQTMASGVSALLAGKLGLGNQVTTNSSACATGTESILMAYERIKSGQATIMLAGSTSDSGPYIWAGFDAMKVCTYKHNTDPEKGSRPMSATASGFVPGSGAGALVLESLESALARGAKIYAEILGGHLNSGGQRGEGTMTAPNPLAVQRCLSMAFRNAGIQASEVEVINGHLTATVKDTLEIQNWVTALGRSGKDFPYINSVKGMIGHCISAAGSIECVAAVLQLYEGFIFPNINCEDLHPAIETLIDPERIPRVCLQKDFNILVKASFGFGDVNACLVLKKYNHG, encoded by the coding sequence ATGACTAAACGTGTTGTCATCACTGGTTTAGGGGTTGTTTCACCAAATGGTGCGGACATTACGCAGTTCAGGTATGCGCTTAAAAATGGTGTGTCCGGGATTCAGCATGATCCGCAGCTGGAACAACTTCTTTTCTCTTGCCAGATCGCAGGAAAGCCAGTGATTGATACTGCCCGGATCAGTCAGTATTTTACTGAACTTGAAATCCGGAACCTGGAAAGCACAGGCATCGTTTACGGTGTAATCGCAGGTTTGGACGCATGGAAGGACGCAGGGCTTCAACCTGCTCCCGATGAAACACCGGATTGGGAAAGTGGAACTGTTTTCGGTACAGGCACTTCTGGTATTGATAAGTTCAGAGGTGCCATTTATAAATTAGATAACCTGCAAATCCGTAAACTGGGCAGTTCTATAGTCGCCCAGACTATGGCAAGCGGAGTGAGTGCATTACTTGCCGGGAAGCTTGGATTAGGTAACCAGGTAACCACAAACTCATCTGCTTGTGCAACTGGAACAGAGAGTATTTTAATGGCTTATGAGCGCATTAAATCAGGTCAGGCAACAATTATGCTGGCTGGTAGTACAAGTGACAGCGGCCCGTATATCTGGGCTGGTTTTGATGCGATGAAAGTTTGTACTTATAAACACAATACTGACCCGGAAAAAGGCAGCCGCCCGATGAGTGCGACGGCAAGTGGTTTTGTTCCGGGAAGCGGTGCCGGAGCTTTGGTTTTAGAGAGCCTGGAGAGTGCTTTAGCAAGGGGAGCTAAGATATATGCAGAAATACTCGGCGGACATCTTAATTCGGGCGGACAGCGTGGTGAAGGTACTATGACTGCGCCTAATCCATTAGCGGTACAAAGATGCTTGTCTATGGCCTTCAGGAATGCTGGCATTCAAGCTTCGGAAGTTGAGGTAATCAATGGCCATCTCACTGCCACGGTAAAGGATACGCTTGAAATACAGAACTGGGTAACCGCATTAGGGCGTTCAGGCAAGGACTTCCCTTATATCAATTCGGTTAAAGGGATGATTGGCCACTGTATCTCTGCGGCTGGCAGCATTGAATGTGTTGCTGCTGTTTTACAGCTCTATGAAGGGTTTATTTTCCCTAATATAAATTGTGAGGATCTGCATCCGGCTATTGAAACGCTGATAGATCCGGAGCGCATCCCCCGTGTATGTCTCCAAAAAGATTTTAATATACTCGTCAAGGCAAGTTTTGGTTTTGGCGATGTCAACGCCTGTTTAGTCTTAAAAAAATATAATCATGGATAG
- the zwf gene encoding glucose-6-phosphate dehydrogenase, giving the protein MKTSQCLNPTVFVIFGGTGDLNMRKLAPALYNLYSDGYMPKDYAIIGTARSKLTDVQFRNTIMEGVNSFSRAGKVKKEKWDGFAENVYYNPVDVSAPETFQDLKTSIEKLKKKFGPKTQVIYYLAVAPNLFPLIAECIAKYDLAGNEENCRIVIEKPFGRDLETAKELNKLLTGIFTEKQIYRIDHYLGKETVQNIMAFRFANSFLEPLWNRTYIDHVQISVTEQLGVGDRGGYYDGAGALRDMIQNHILQLLCLIGMETPINFDADEIRNKKVDVLKAMRPFGPDDIRMSTVRGQYSKGWVEGKEVPGYRSEKDVAPQSNTETFAAAKFFVDNWRWQGIPFYVRTGKRLFQTSSLITIQFKDVPHQVFPAGVTEHWQQNRLIISIQPEMSIRLQVQAKRPGLDMVLNPVDMVFDYKGTYSAEAPEAYETLLLDVMIADQTQFMRADQVESAWELLMPVINAWESKTSLSFPNYPADSWGPEDAEALIARDGFHWFTLPLKNKD; this is encoded by the coding sequence ATGAAAACAAGTCAATGCCTTAACCCAACCGTTTTTGTCATCTTTGGTGGCACTGGGGATTTAAATATGCGCAAACTTGCGCCAGCACTTTATAACTTGTATTCTGATGGCTATATGCCTAAAGATTATGCAATCATCGGAACAGCGAGAAGCAAGCTCACTGATGTACAGTTCCGTAACACTATTATGGAGGGGGTAAATAGTTTCTCCCGTGCCGGTAAGGTTAAAAAGGAAAAATGGGATGGTTTTGCAGAAAATGTATACTACAATCCTGTAGATGTATCTGCTCCTGAAACTTTTCAGGACCTTAAAACAAGTATTGAAAAGCTTAAGAAAAAATTCGGGCCTAAAACGCAGGTGATTTATTACCTGGCAGTAGCACCAAATTTATTCCCTTTAATCGCAGAATGTATTGCTAAATATGATCTTGCCGGGAATGAAGAAAATTGCCGTATCGTAATCGAAAAACCTTTTGGCCGTGATTTAGAAACTGCAAAAGAATTAAATAAACTGTTAACCGGAATTTTTACGGAGAAACAGATCTACAGAATTGACCATTATCTGGGTAAGGAAACTGTTCAGAATATTATGGCTTTCCGTTTTGCCAATTCATTCCTTGAACCACTTTGGAACCGTACTTATATTGATCACGTACAGATTTCTGTAACAGAGCAGTTAGGTGTTGGAGATCGTGGTGGTTATTATGATGGCGCTGGTGCTTTAAGAGATATGATCCAGAATCATATTTTACAGCTTCTTTGTTTAATCGGTATGGAAACGCCTATCAATTTTGATGCTGATGAAATCAGAAATAAAAAAGTTGATGTTTTAAAAGCTATGCGTCCTTTTGGACCTGATGATATCCGTATGAGCACTGTTCGCGGACAGTATTCTAAAGGATGGGTTGAGGGTAAAGAAGTTCCTGGTTACCGCTCTGAAAAAGATGTGGCACCTCAATCCAATACGGAAACTTTTGCGGCAGCCAAATTCTTTGTGGACAACTGGCGCTGGCAGGGAATTCCTTTCTATGTACGTACAGGTAAACGCCTGTTCCAGACTTCTTCTCTGATTACGATACAGTTTAAGGATGTTCCTCACCAGGTTTTCCCTGCGGGTGTAACTGAACACTGGCAGCAAAACAGGTTGATTATCAGTATTCAGCCAGAAATGAGTATCCGTTTACAAGTACAGGCAAAAAGACCTGGACTGGACATGGTATTGAATCCTGTAGACATGGTTTTTGATTATAAAGGGACTTATAGTGCTGAAGCACCAGAGGCTTACGAGACTTTATTACTGGATGTAATGATCGCAGATCAGACGCAATTTATGCGCGCAGATCAGGTAGAAAGTGCGTGGGAATTATTAATGCCTGTAATCAATGCATGGGAAAGTAAAACTTCATTAAGTTTCCCTAATTACCCTGCTGATTCATGGGGTCCTGAAGATGCTGAAGCGCTGATTGCCAGGGACGGTTTCCACTGGTTCACCTTACCTTTAAAAAATAAAGACTAG
- a CDS encoding methyltransferase domain-containing protein, whose amino-acid sequence MFVNTTHRSDAPEIMDNFQMEGEILRDALDKIASINHLLGGNKVTLEGIIYLLRAQPKSKVIRITDIGCGNGDMLRALAAYAEKNDLNFVLTGIDANNFTIAHARSLSTGYKNISYECIDIFDELNQQKPADIILCTLTLHHFKDQEIIALLQSFQRTARLGFVINDLQRSAIAYYLFLGLCFVFRLNEMSREDGLVSILRGFKRKDLMSFSKTLGLQYYFIKWKWAFRYQWIVKTA is encoded by the coding sequence ATGTTTGTAAATACCACACATAGAAGCGATGCACCTGAAATTATGGATAATTTCCAGATGGAAGGAGAAATACTCAGGGATGCACTCGATAAAATTGCCAGCATAAACCACCTGCTTGGCGGAAACAAGGTCACGCTCGAAGGAATTATTTATTTACTCCGTGCGCAACCAAAATCTAAAGTAATACGTATTACTGATATAGGATGTGGAAATGGCGATATGTTAAGAGCGCTTGCAGCTTATGCAGAGAAAAATGATTTAAACTTTGTACTCACCGGTATAGATGCTAATAATTTCACGATTGCGCATGCCCGGAGTTTATCAACCGGATATAAAAATATAAGTTATGAGTGCATTGATATATTTGATGAGCTGAACCAGCAAAAACCGGCAGATATTATACTTTGTACTTTAACATTACATCATTTTAAAGATCAGGAGATTATTGCATTGCTGCAAAGTTTTCAGCGGACAGCAAGGCTTGGTTTTGTGATTAACGATTTACAACGGAGTGCAATTGCCTATTACCTGTTTCTGGGTTTATGCTTTGTATTCCGCCTGAATGAAATGTCACGCGAAGATGGACTGGTTTCTATTCTCCGCGGATTTAAAAGAAAGGATTTAATGTCGTTTTCAAAAACATTAGGTCTTCAGTATTACTTTATTAAATGGAAATGGGCATTCCGCTACCAATGGATAGTTAAAACAGCATGA
- a CDS encoding NAD(P)/FAD-dependent oxidoreductase translates to MPVQTDILIIGGGLAGLTAALHLQQSGMEVILIEKDTYPHHKVCGEYISNEVLPYLKWLDADPSVLHPSIISNMQFTTVSGKVISTRLPMGGFGVSRYQLDHFLCQKFLAKGGRVIQDTVSSVAFEKDNFLIFTQSEHQYTARQVIGAYGKRSAIDLKLKRKFIQKHSPFLAVKAHYTGEFEDGLVALHNFRGGYCGASKIEDQKINICYLANYETFKTHKNIAAYQENVLYQNKHLKSLFEKSEPLFDTPITISQLSFGAREAVIDHILMIGDTAALIHPLCGNGMAMAIHSARICAELLLLFFKGEIPDRTAMEKRYLISWNHHFKSRLWMGRTLSALFEKEYLTEKLLGGMVRLPFLLPLIIKKTHGHSLTVTE, encoded by the coding sequence ATGCCTGTTCAAACTGATATTCTAATTATAGGTGGCGGATTAGCCGGATTAACTGCGGCATTACATCTACAGCAATCTGGGATGGAGGTGATCCTGATCGAAAAGGATACTTATCCTCATCATAAGGTTTGTGGTGAATATATTTCTAATGAGGTTCTGCCCTACTTAAAATGGCTGGATGCCGATCCTTCAGTATTGCATCCTTCGATAATTTCCAACATGCAATTCACCACAGTTTCAGGGAAAGTCATTTCTACCCGGTTACCTATGGGTGGCTTTGGGGTCAGCAGATATCAGCTTGATCATTTTCTCTGTCAAAAATTTCTGGCTAAAGGAGGTCGCGTGATACAGGATACAGTGAGCAGCGTGGCATTCGAAAAAGATAACTTCTTGATTTTTACACAAAGTGAGCACCAGTATACAGCCAGACAGGTAATTGGCGCTTATGGTAAACGTTCTGCTATTGACCTCAAATTAAAGAGGAAATTTATACAAAAGCATTCACCATTTTTAGCAGTAAAAGCACATTATACCGGTGAATTTGAAGATGGACTGGTTGCACTCCATAATTTTAGAGGGGGCTATTGCGGTGCTTCTAAAATAGAAGATCAAAAGATAAATATCTGTTATCTGGCAAATTATGAAACCTTCAAAACACATAAAAATATCGCAGCTTACCAGGAAAACGTACTCTATCAAAATAAACATCTAAAAAGCCTTTTTGAAAAATCAGAACCATTATTTGATACACCAATAACTATCAGTCAGCTCTCCTTTGGCGCCAGAGAAGCAGTCATTGATCATATCCTGATGATCGGCGACACTGCGGCATTGATACATCCTTTATGCGGAAACGGCATGGCTATGGCGATACATAGCGCCAGGATTTGCGCTGAATTATTGCTTTTGTTTTTCAAAGGAGAGATTCCCGACAGAACTGCAATGGAAAAACGTTATCTTATATCCTGGAATCACCACTTTAAATCAAGGTTATGGATGGGAAGGACTTTATCGGCCCTGTTCGAAAAGGAATATTTAACGGAGAAATTATTAGGTGGGATGGTCCGGCTGCCATTCCTGCTGCCTTTGATTATCAAAAAAACACATGGCCATAGTTTAACTGTTACTGAATAA
- a CDS encoding 3-hydroxyacyl-ACP dehydratase FabZ family protein: MNAQEILAKLPYSKPFLFVDELLQIDENGSTGTYTFDKDLDFYKGHFKDAPVTPGVILTETMAQIGLVCLGIYLSENANTELKAHVMLTSTAMDFMKPVFPGEKVTVTAEKVYFRFKKLNCNVVMKNEAGETVCKGNISGMVTTKMND, from the coding sequence ATGAACGCACAAGAAATACTAGCAAAATTACCTTACAGCAAACCTTTTTTATTTGTTGATGAGTTATTACAAATTGATGAAAACGGATCAACCGGAACTTATACTTTTGATAAAGACCTTGATTTCTACAAAGGCCATTTCAAAGATGCACCGGTTACCCCAGGGGTAATATTAACAGAAACAATGGCACAGATTGGCCTGGTTTGCCTGGGCATTTATCTTTCAGAAAATGCAAATACAGAACTGAAAGCACATGTGATGCTAACTTCTACTGCAATGGATTTTATGAAACCTGTTTTCCCGGGTGAGAAAGTTACCGTAACTGCTGAAAAAGTATACTTCAGGTTTAAAAAACTGAATTGTAATGTAGTGATGAAAAATGAAGCCGGAGAAACAGTTTGCAAAGGAAATATATCTGGAATGGTAACTACAAAAATGAATGACTAA
- a CDS encoding type III polyketide synthase, with translation MSVIIKCISKALPGYSRSTAEIIPFLDGWLYGQEDRFVRKVKKIFENAAVDKRYSFMSPEEVFSELTFEQRNDIYCREGIKLGIKCLKDAIDKAGWKNEDLDYIITVSCTGIMIPSLDAYLINALKLRQDIVRLPVTEMGCAAGVSGIIYAKNFLKSNPGKRAAVIAVESPTATFQREDFSMANIVSAAIFGDGAACVLLSSHPEDSGPEILAEEMYHFYDAEEMMGFKMTNTGLQMVLDVTVPETIAAHFPAIIHPFLEKNGLNIQEIDHLVFHPGGKKIIEIVEALFGDLGKNINDTKAILRSYGNMSSVTVLYVLERIMDAKPKPGDKGLMLSFGPGFSAQRILLQW, from the coding sequence ATGAGTGTAATTATAAAATGTATCAGCAAAGCATTGCCCGGATATTCAAGGAGCACGGCCGAAATCATTCCTTTTCTGGATGGGTGGCTATATGGCCAAGAAGACCGCTTTGTCCGCAAGGTTAAAAAAATATTTGAGAATGCAGCGGTAGATAAACGCTATTCATTTATGTCTCCTGAAGAGGTTTTCAGTGAGCTGACTTTTGAGCAGCGGAATGATATTTATTGCAGAGAAGGCATTAAATTAGGTATAAAATGTCTGAAAGATGCGATTGATAAGGCAGGCTGGAAAAATGAAGATCTTGATTATATCATTACCGTAAGCTGCACAGGAATTATGATCCCTTCTTTAGATGCTTATCTGATCAATGCATTAAAGCTGCGTCAGGATATTGTGCGTCTTCCGGTCACAGAAATGGGCTGCGCGGCGGGCGTATCAGGAATCATTTACGCTAAAAACTTCTTAAAATCCAATCCGGGCAAAAGGGCAGCAGTAATTGCTGTAGAATCTCCAACAGCAACTTTTCAGCGAGAGGACTTTTCGATGGCCAATATTGTAAGTGCTGCCATTTTTGGAGACGGTGCGGCCTGTGTCCTTTTGTCTTCACACCCTGAAGACAGTGGACCGGAAATACTGGCCGAAGAAATGTATCACTTTTACGATGCAGAAGAAATGATGGGCTTTAAAATGACCAATACAGGTTTACAAATGGTACTGGACGTTACTGTGCCTGAAACTATTGCAGCACATTTCCCTGCTATTATTCATCCTTTTCTGGAAAAGAACGGATTAAATATTCAGGAGATAGATCATTTGGTTTTTCATCCGGGCGGGAAGAAAATCATTGAAATTGTAGAAGCATTATTTGGTGATCTTGGAAAAAACATAAACGATACTAAAGCGATTTTAAGGTCATATGGAAATATGTCGAGCGTTACCGTACTCTATGTGCTTGAGCGGATTATGGACGCTAAACCAAAACCAGGAGACAAAGGTCTGATGCTTAGTTTCGGCCCCGGATTTTCTGCCCAACGAATTTTATTGCAATGGTAA
- a CDS encoding exopolyphosphatase has translation MLRYAAIDVGSNAVRLLIADITHNDNGFGFKKNTLVRVPLRLGDDAFLDHKISARKIEDLIKTMQAFKNLMDVYQVTKYLACATSSMREAQNGLEIIKLIKEKANVDLEIIEGQREANIIYANHIEDDLDIKKNYLYIDVGGGSTELSVFVNKIPVASKSFDIGTIRILDNQDKEETWEEMRLWVKDQTKYHKNLAGIGTGGNINKLYKMANEKEGMPLTFLKLKSLYNQLNSHSLKERIQIFNLNPDRADVIIPASEIFITLMKWTGIKQIHVPRVGMADGIINLLIEENLNK, from the coding sequence ATGCTCAGATATGCAGCAATTGACGTTGGCTCGAATGCCGTTAGACTGCTTATTGCAGATATAACACACAATGATAATGGGTTTGGTTTTAAAAAGAATACCCTGGTCAGGGTCCCTTTAAGATTAGGTGACGATGCCTTTTTAGATCATAAAATATCTGCACGCAAAATCGAAGACCTGATCAAAACCATGCAGGCCTTTAAAAATCTGATGGATGTTTATCAGGTGACTAAATACCTGGCTTGTGCAACTTCTTCGATGAGAGAAGCGCAAAATGGGCTTGAAATCATTAAATTGATTAAAGAAAAGGCCAATGTAGACCTGGAGATTATTGAAGGGCAGAGAGAAGCCAATATCATTTATGCCAATCATATTGAAGATGATCTTGATATTAAGAAAAACTATCTTTACATAGATGTAGGTGGTGGTAGTACAGAATTATCAGTATTCGTAAATAAAATACCTGTAGCTTCTAAATCATTTGATATCGGGACAATCAGAATTCTGGATAACCAGGATAAAGAAGAAACCTGGGAAGAAATGAGGCTGTGGGTTAAAGATCAAACGAAGTATCATAAAAACCTGGCTGGAATTGGAACCGGGGGAAATATCAATAAATTGTATAAAATGGCAAATGAAAAAGAGGGGATGCCTTTAACTTTTCTGAAGCTGAAATCTCTATACAATCAATTGAACAGTCACTCCTTAAAAGAACGTATCCAGATTTTTAACCTGAACCCTGATCGTGCCGATGTAATCATTCCGGCAAGTGAAATCTTTATTACCCTGATGAAATGGACAGGCATCAAGCAGATTCATGTACCAAGAGTAGGTATGGCAGACGGAATTATTAATCTGCTAATAGAAGAGAATCTGAATAAATAA
- a CDS encoding 4'-phosphopantetheinyl transferase superfamily protein, with amino-acid sequence MIGNDLVDLRQAAIESNWKRKGYLAKICTPEEQRFVLEAPKPDEMLWLLWTMKEAACKIVQRKTGTRSYEPLNFCCGLLNIEQTKASGTVSYFKDSFLVKSELKNTFIHSVAVSEMKDFEQLHLQYLQPDTAYKAAFNNLNSLYHLTGTLSGIPELTHQVTGRKHAVSISHHGDYLAIIYSDSLLLAD; translated from the coding sequence ATGATAGGCAATGATCTGGTAGATCTCCGCCAGGCTGCAATAGAGAGCAACTGGAAGCGAAAAGGTTACCTGGCTAAAATCTGTACACCTGAAGAGCAGCGGTTTGTTCTGGAGGCCCCTAAGCCTGATGAAATGTTATGGTTACTCTGGACAATGAAAGAAGCGGCCTGTAAAATTGTTCAGCGCAAAACGGGAACCAGAAGTTATGAGCCTTTAAATTTTTGTTGCGGATTGCTGAATATAGAGCAGACGAAGGCCTCAGGAACGGTTAGCTATTTCAAGGATAGTTTTCTCGTGAAAAGTGAACTCAAAAATACTTTTATCCATTCGGTTGCCGTGTCAGAGATGAAGGATTTTGAACAGCTCCATTTACAATATCTTCAGCCGGATACTGCTTACAAAGCAGCTTTTAATAATTTAAACAGTCTTTATCATTTGACCGGTACCCTATCAGGAATACCGGAGTTAACCCATCAGGTTACCGGCCGGAAGCATGCTGTTTCCATCAGCCACCATGGTGACTATCTGGCTATTATTTATTCAGATTCTCTTCTATTAGCAGATTAA
- a CDS encoding ORF6N domain-containing protein: MIDEVVMNKIYLIREQKVMLDKDLAELYGVKPIRLREQVKRNLDRFPLNFMFQLTIQETENMLSQFAIPSRQQLGGILPYAFTEHGVLMLSNVLKGEKPIQMSIRIIEVFVKLRETILLHKDISLLVQEVEKRLYKQDEKIEVLFTYLSKFIEKDEQPRTLIGFKTKKQQ, translated from the coding sequence ATGATAGATGAAGTTGTGATGAATAAAATATACCTGATCAGGGAACAGAAAGTTATGCTGGATAAAGATCTGGCTGAACTTTATGGCGTTAAACCTATTCGCTTAAGGGAACAGGTGAAGCGTAACCTGGATCGGTTTCCATTAAATTTTATGTTTCAGTTAACCATTCAGGAGACTGAAAACATGCTATCGCAATTTGCGATACCTTCCAGACAGCAGCTGGGAGGAATATTACCTTATGCTTTTACTGAACATGGGGTGCTTATGTTGTCGAATGTTCTTAAGGGGGAGAAGCCGATACAGATGAGCATTCGTATTATAGAGGTCTTTGTGAAGCTGAGAGAAACCATTCTCTTGCATAAGGATATTTCCTTATTAGTACAGGAAGTGGAGAAGCGGCTTTATAAACAAGATGAGAAAATTGAAGTTCTTTTTACCTATCTGAGTAAGTTTATAGAGAAAGATGAACAGCCAAGAACATTGATCGGTTTTAAGACTAAAAAGCAGCAGTGA
- the pgl gene encoding 6-phosphogluconolactonase: MNLLIYKTKSELLKDLADYVIAIAEKAIAEKDCFNFVLTGGNSPKELYEMLSTTYREKLDWSKVFFFIGDERNVPPGHESYNGLMANKSILSPLNIAADHIFFVDTTLAPEKAAIEYAKAITTHFGGADLAFDLILLGMGDDGHTASLFPGTDILGSKEVTVESVYVEKLATYRISFTAPLINKAKNVAFLVFGEAKADALKHVIEDEPKTPELYPSQLIDPIDGSLTWFLDSDAAKLLDN, encoded by the coding sequence ATGAACTTACTGATATATAAAACAAAAAGTGAACTGCTGAAAGATTTAGCAGATTACGTGATCGCAATTGCAGAAAAGGCGATTGCAGAAAAGGATTGTTTTAATTTTGTGCTTACCGGCGGTAATTCTCCTAAAGAATTATATGAAATGCTTTCGACAACCTACCGTGAAAAGTTAGATTGGTCAAAGGTATTTTTCTTCATCGGCGATGAACGTAATGTTCCACCCGGACATGAAAGCTACAATGGCTTAATGGCAAATAAATCAATATTATCTCCTTTAAATATTGCTGCTGATCATATCTTTTTTGTAGATACGACATTAGCTCCTGAAAAGGCTGCAATTGAATATGCTAAAGCAATTACTACTCATTTTGGTGGTGCTGACCTTGCTTTTGACCTGATTTTACTAGGGATGGGTGATGATGGGCATACGGCTTCATTGTTCCCTGGCACTGATATTTTAGGCAGTAAAGAAGTAACAGTGGAGAGTGTGTATGTGGAGAAATTAGCAACTTATAGGATCAGTTTCACAGCGCCATTGATCAATAAGGCCAAAAATGTAGCCTTCCTTGTATTTGGTGAAGCTAAAGCTGATGCGCTGAAACATGTCATTGAAGACGAACCTAAGACTCCTGAATTGTATCCGTCACAATTGATTGATCCGATTGACGGCAGCCTGACCTGGTTTCTGGATAGTGATGCAGCAAAATTGCTGGATAACTAA
- the gndA gene encoding NADP-dependent phosphogluconate dehydrogenase encodes MESKFTLGMIGLGTMGRNLLLNMADKGFAVTGYDKDPKMIQKLKEDGAKHNLTAYSSLEDFIGSLELPRRIMLLVPAGPIVDSVIQELLPLLDKGDIIIDSGNSHFTDTSKRAADLSGQGMHFFGMGISGGEEGARFGPSIMPGGDKTAYGEMKEILEAVSAKVNGDPCVAYIGPGASGHFVKMVHNGIEYAMMQLLAEAYDIMKNALEYSNEQIHDVFEQWNNGRLQSFLLEVTKDIFAFKDEKTGGYLVDYIKDEAKSKGTGKWTSQVSMDLQLPIPSINEAVSTRDLSKFKSLRTALSKTYTQGKYAVGDKDKFIVELEQALYFAVISSYAQGLHLLWQASITYEYELNLHEIAQIWRGGCIIRAEFLEDIYQAYKKQPDLEHLYADAGIAKKLEEILPGMRSVVSHTVLTGLAVPAFASALTYFDSLKTERMPSNLIQAQRDFFGAHQFERTDAEGTFHAIWNPVKS; translated from the coding sequence ATGGAAAGTAAATTCACATTAGGAATGATAGGCCTTGGTACAATGGGCCGCAATTTATTGCTGAACATGGCCGATAAAGGCTTTGCAGTAACAGGTTATGATAAGGATCCGAAAATGATCCAGAAACTTAAGGAAGATGGTGCAAAACACAATCTTACGGCCTACAGCTCATTAGAAGATTTTATTGGAAGTCTGGAGTTACCAAGAAGGATTATGCTTCTTGTACCGGCAGGACCAATTGTTGACAGTGTCATTCAGGAACTTTTGCCTTTACTGGATAAAGGTGACATTATTATTGATAGTGGAAACTCTCATTTCACAGATACCAGCAAAAGAGCAGCTGACCTTTCTGGTCAGGGAATGCACTTTTTCGGCATGGGAATTTCTGGTGGTGAAGAAGGTGCACGTTTTGGCCCAAGCATTATGCCAGGTGGTGATAAAACTGCTTATGGGGAAATGAAAGAGATTCTTGAAGCTGTTTCTGCTAAAGTAAATGGCGATCCATGTGTGGCTTATATTGGCCCCGGAGCTTCAGGGCACTTTGTGAAAATGGTACACAATGGTATCGAATATGCCATGATGCAGTTATTGGCTGAGGCTTATGATATTATGAAAAATGCGCTTGAATATTCAAATGAGCAGATTCATGATGTATTTGAGCAGTGGAACAATGGCCGTTTGCAGTCTTTCTTATTAGAAGTGACTAAAGATATTTTTGCTTTCAAGGATGAAAAAACAGGTGGTTACCTGGTTGACTATATCAAAGATGAAGCGAAGTCTAAAGGTACTGGAAAATGGACATCACAAGTGTCGATGGACTTGCAATTACCAATTCCTTCTATCAATGAGGCGGTAAGTACAAGAGATTTATCGAAATTCAAAAGCTTACGTACTGCATTATCTAAAACTTATACTCAGGGCAAATATGCTGTTGGAGATAAAGATAAATTTATTGTTGAGCTGGAACAGGCTTTATATTTCGCTGTAATTTCTTCTTATGCGCAAGGCCTTCATTTATTATGGCAGGCGTCTATCACTTATGAATATGAACTGAATTTACATGAAATCGCACAAATCTGGCGTGGTGGATGTATCATCAGAGCTGAATTCTTAGAGGATATTTACCAGGCTTATAAAAAACAACCAGACCTGGAGCATCTTTATGCTGATGCGGGTATCGCAAAAAAATTAGAAGAAATCCTTCCGGGAATGAGATCTGTAGTTAGCCACACGGTATTAACAGGATTAGCTGTTCCTGCATTTGCTTCTGCCCTGACCTACTTTGATTCGTTAAAAACAGAAAGAATGCCTTCTAATTTAATTCAGGCACAAAGAGACTTTTTTGGTGCACACCAGTTTGAACGTACTGATGCAGAAGGAACGTTTCATGCTATCTGGAATCCAGTAAAATCGTAA
- a CDS encoding acyl carrier protein, with translation MDREIMDREIIISAIKEVAAPYTQDKEALDQLGEHTSFITDLKINSANLVDIVLDLEEKFGIEIDNDSMSKMLDVKSTLDVIEGKLTEK, from the coding sequence ATGGATAGAGAAATCATGGATAGAGAAATTATCATTTCCGCTATTAAAGAAGTTGCAGCTCCTTATACCCAGGACAAAGAAGCATTAGATCAGCTTGGTGAGCATACAAGTTTCATTACAGACCTGAAAATCAACTCTGCCAACCTGGTTGATATTGTGCTGGATCTGGAAGAAAAGTTCGGCATTGAGATCGATAATGATTCCATGTCAAAAATGCTGGATGTCAAATCCACACTGGATGTTATTGAGGGTAAACTTACTGAAAAATGA